One region of Prinia subflava isolate CZ2003 ecotype Zambia chromosome 6, Cam_Psub_1.2, whole genome shotgun sequence genomic DNA includes:
- the KLHL41 gene encoding kelch-like protein 41 gives MYLYLASEIKLQRLQAGQKAHWSAFFTDKPLGRQQLKLSTPSPFPSVCKMDSQRELTEELRLYQSTLLQDGLKELLEEKKFVDCSLKAGDRSLPCHRLILSACSPYFREYFLSEQNEEKKKEVVLDNVDPNILDMIVKYLYSASIDLNDSNVQDIFALASRFQIPSVFTVCVSYLQKRLAVGNCLAILRLGVLLDCPRLAFSARDFVSDHFVQICQEEDFMQLAPHELISVISPDSLNVEKEELVFEAVMRWVRTDKENRVKSLGEIFDCIRFRLMPEKYFKEQVEKDDIIKSNSELQKKVKIIKDAFAGKLPDSSKSTEKSAKGEVNGDVGDEDLLPGYLNDLPRHGMFVKDLILLVNDTAAVAYDPLENECYLAALAEQIPRNHSSIVTKQNQVYIVGGLYVEEENKDQPFQSYFFQLDSIAGEWVALPPLPSARCLFGLGESDNKIYVIAGKDLRTEESLDSVLCYDPVAMKWGEIKKLPIKVYGHATISNNGLIYCLGGKTDDKKCTNRLFVYNPKKGDWRDLAPMKVPRSMFGTAIHKGKIVIAGGVTEEGLTASVEAFDLTTNKWEIMPEFPQERSSISLVTLSGALYAIGGFAMIQLESKEFAPSEVTDIWKYDDEKKEWVGILKEIRYATGASCLATRLNLFKLSKL, from the exons ATGTACCTATATTTAGCTAGTGAGATTAAGTTGCAGAGGCTTCAAGCAGGGCAAAAAGCACATTGGTCTGCCTTTTTTACAGACAAACCTTTGGGCAGACAACAGCTAAAGCTTTCTactccctcccctttcccaaGTGTTTGCAAAATGGATTCCCAAAGGGAACTCACTGAAGAGCTCAGACTTTACCAATCCACCCTCCTTCAGGATGGCCTCAAGGAACTCCTTGAAGAGAAAAAGTTTGTAGATTGCTCTCTAAAAGCTGGTGACAGAAGCCTGCCTTGCCACAGATTGATTCTGTCGGCATGTAGCCCTTATTTTCGTGAGTATTTCTTATCTGAgcaaaatgaagagaaaaagaaggaggtAGTTCTAGACAATGTTGATCCCAACATCCTGGATATGATTGTCAAATACCTTTATTCAGCAAGTATTGATCTCAATGATTCTAATGTGCAGGATATTTTTGCTTTGGCCAGCCGCTTTCAGATCCCTTCTGTATTCACTGTGTGCGTCTCCTATCTCCAGAAGAGGCTTGCTGTTGGTAACTGCCTGGCCATCCTTCGGTTAGGTGTTCTGCTGGATTGCCCGAGACTTGCATTTTCTGCCCGTGATTTTGTTTCAGATCATTTTGTGCAGATCTGCCAAGAAGAGGATTTCATGCAGCTTGCCCCACATGAACTTATCTCAGTTATTTCACCTGACAGTTTAAACGTAGAGAAGGAAGAACTGGTATTTGAAGCAGTAATGAGATGGGTCCGAACAGACAAGGAGAACAGAGTAAAGAGCCTGGGGGAAATTTTTGACTGCATACGTTTTCGTCTAAtgccagaaaaatatttcaaagaacaGGTTGAGAAGGATGATATAATTAAAAGCAACtcagaacttcagaaaaaagtAAAGATTATTAAGGATGCTTTTGCTGGAAAACTGCCTGACTCTagcaaaagcacagaaaagtcAGCCAAAGGGGAGGTGAATGGCGATGTAGGAGATGAAGATTTACTGCCTGGCTACCTAAATGATCTTCCCAGGCATGGCATGTTCGTCAAAGACCTGATTCTTCTGGTTAATGACACTGCTGCAGTAGCCTATGATCCTCTTGAAAATGAATGCTACCTAGCAGCCCTGGCAGAACAGATTCCCAGAAATCATTCCAGTATAGTCACCAAACAAAATCAGGTCTATATTGTTGGAGGACTCTATGTGGAAGAGGAGAACAAGGATCAGCCTTTCCAGTCATACTTCTTCCAG CTGGACAGCATTGCTGGTGAGTGGGTTGCCCTTCCTCCGCTGCCGTCAGCCAGGTGTCTCTTCGGGCTGGGAGAGTCGGACAACAAGATCTATGTAATAGCAGGCAAGGACCTTCGCACTGAGGAGTCACTAGATTCAGTACTGTGCTATGACCCTGT GGCAATGAAATGGGGTGAGATCAAAAAACTGCCCATCAAAGTATATGGCCACGCAACTATCTCAAACAATGGATTGATATATTGTCTTGGTGGAAAAACTGATGATAA GAAATGCACTAACAGATTATTTGTGTACAATCCCAAGAAAGGAGACTGGAGAGACCTGGCTCCAATGAAAGTGCCTCGCTCCATGTTTGGAACTGCCATCCATAAGGGCAAGATTGTCATTGCAGGTGGTGTCACTGAGGAGGGCCTTACTGCATCTGTTGAAGCTTTTGATCTGACCACCAATAA ATGGGAGATAATGCCTGAATTTCCCCAAGAGAGAAGTTCCATTAGTTTAGTCACTTTAAGTGGAGCTTTGTATGCTATTGGAGGCTTTGCAATGATTCAACTTGAGTCTAAAGAATTTGCACCTAGTGAAGTCACTGACATATGGAA
- the BBS5 gene encoding Bardet-Biedl syndrome 5 protein — translation MSGALDVLWEDRDVRFDISPQQMKMRPGEVLIDCLESVEDTKGNNGERGRLLVTNLRIIWRSLSLPRVNLSVGYNCVINITTRTANSKLRGQTEALYILTKCNNTRFEFIFTNVVPGSPRLFTSVIAVHRAYETSKMYRDLKLRSALIQNKQLRLLPQEQIYDKVNGVWNLSSDQGNLGTFFITNVRIVWHANMNDTFNVSIPYLQIRSIKMRDSKFGLALVIESSQQSGGYVLGFKIDPVEKLQEAVKEINSLHKVYSANPIFGVDYEMEEKPQPLEDLTVEQVPDDVEIEADEHTDAFVAYFADENKQHDREPVFSEELGLAIEKLKDGFTLQGLWEVMT, via the exons ATGAGCGGAGCATTGGACGTGCTGTGGGAGGACAGGGATGTGCGCTTCGACATCTCCCCGCA acaaatgAAAATGAGACCTGGAGAGGTCCTTATAGACTGCTTAGAGTCTGTTGAAGATACAAAAGGAAACAATGGAGAGAGAG GCAGACTGCTTGTGACAAACTTGCGGATCATTTGGCGCTCGCTGTCGTTGCCCAGAGTCAATCTCT CTGTCGGTTACAACTGTGTTATAAACATAACTACAAGAACTGCCAACTCT aaatTGAGAGGGCAGACAGAAGCTCTGTATATATTGACTAAATGTAACAATACTCGGTTTGAGTTCATATTTACTAATGTCGTTCCTGGCAGTCCCAGACTCTTCACTTCAGTTATTGCCGTGCACAG GGCTTATGAAACTTCCAAAATGTATCGTGATCTGAAGCTGAGAAGTGCATTGATTCAAAACAAGCAGCTGAGATTGTTACCACAAGAACAAATATATGATAAAGTCAATGGAGTTTGGAATTTATCAAGTGACCAG GGAAATTTGGgaacattttttattactaATGTGAGAATAGTTTGGCATGCAAATATGAATGACACCTTTAATGTCAGCATACCATATCTACAAATT CGTTCAATAAAAATGAGAGACTCAAAATTTGGCTTGGCACTTGTGATAGAGAGTTCTCAGCAG AGTGGAGGATATGTACTTGGTTTTAAAATAGACCCTGTAGAGAAACTGCAGGAGGCAGTGAAAGAGATTAATTCACTTCACAAAGTTTATTCAGCTAATCCTATATTTGGAGTGGATtatgaaatggaagaaaag CCTCAACCCCTTGAAGACCTAACAGTGGAGCAGGTTCCAGATGATGTGGAAATAGAAGCTGATGAACATACAGATGCTTTTGTG gCTTACTTTGCTGACGAAAACAAG CAACACGATCGGGAGCCTGTTTTTTCAGAAGAACTGGGACTTGCAATAGAGAAGCTCAAGGATGGATTCACACTCCAGGGACTCTGGGAAGTAATGACCTGA